The stretch of DNA TCCTCGCGAGGAGCCGATGAAGATCTTCCCCGCCGTGCACTATTCCATGGGCGGGCTGTGGATCGACTACGAGTCGACGTCGAACGGATTCATCAACGAAGCCAGCCCGCGCAACCACCAGACGAACATCTCCGGCCTGTTCGCCAGCGGCGAGGTCGATTTCCAGTATCACGGCGCGAACCGGCTCGGGGCCAATTCTCTGCTCTCCTGTCTTTACGGCGGGAAGATCGGCGCCAAAGCCATGGTGGCGTACGCCTGCGGGCAGGCACGGCGCGATCCGCTGCCCTCGCCGGAGGCCCGCGCCGCCGTGCGCCGATGGGAGGAGCAGTTCCGGCGGCTCGCCTCGTCGGCGGGACCGGAGAATCCCCACGCCCTTCACAAGGAGCTGGGGGAGATGATGAACGAGCACGTCACGCTTGTCCGGTTCAACCCGGCGCTGCGCGCCGTCGAGGAGCGTCTCGCCGAGATGACGGAGCGTTACGGGCGTCTCGGGAATCTGGACGGATCGTCGTGGGCCAACGCGTCGCTGCTGTTCGCCAATCAGCTCGGGAACATGCTGGAGCTGGGAAAGGTCGTCACCCGCGGCGCCCTCCTGCGGGATGAAAGCCGCGGGGCCCACTTCAAGCCCGACTTTCCCCGGCGCAACGACGAAGCGTGGCTGAAGACGACGCTCGCCGAGCACAGCGCGGAAGGGCCGGTGATGAGCTTCGCCGACGTCGATGTCTCGCTCGTCAAACCGATCGCCCGCAAGTACGACTGACGGAGACCGGGATGCCATCCACGATCGAGCTGAAGATCAAGAGACAGGATTCTCCGCAGGGCCCCGCACGCTGGGAGGAGTTCTCCCTGCCTTACCGCGCCAACATGAACGTCATCAGCTGCCTGATGGAGATCCAGCGCCGGCCGGTGAACAAGGCGGGGAAAAAGACCGCCCCCGTGGTCTGGGAATGCAGCTGCCTCGAGGAGGTCTGCGGCGCCTGCACGATGCTGGTGAACGGCCGGGTCCGCCAGTCCTGCACGGCGCTGGTGGATCAGCTCGAGCAGCCGATCCGCCTGGCCCCGATGACGAAGTACCCGATCGTCCGTGACCTCGTGGTCAGCCGCCAGAAGATGTTCGACAGCCTGATCCGGGTGAAGGCCTGGGTGAGCCTCGACGGGACGCATTCGATGGGCCCCGGGCCGAAGATCCCGCCGGCGGTCCAGCAGGCCTCGTACCCGTTCGCCCAGTGCATGACGTGCGGTTGCTGCACCGAGGCCTGCCCGCAGTTCAACGAGCGCTCCGATTTCATCGGTCCCGCCGTCATCGGCCAGGTGCGCCTGTTCAATGCCCACACCGCGGGCAAGCTGAACGCCGAAGAGCGCCTGCACGCGCTGATGGGGCGCGGCGGGATCGCCGAGTGCGGCAACGCGCAGAATTGCGTCGAAGTCTGCCCGAAGAATATTCCGCTCACCGAGGCGATTGGGCGGGTGGGGCGCCAGGTGACGATGCAGATGCTTCGGGACCTGCTGGGCTAACCCGAATTATTCACAAAGCTCCTCCTGCGACCGCGGACCTGGCCGCCCTGACGGGCGGCCTCGGGCCGCGGACCTTGCGGGCTCCCGTGAGGGCAGCCATCTCCACGTTCTCGCTGCGGACCTTCATGAATAACTCGGGCTGGACGCGACACGCGGCTAGGCGGGCTCCTTGAACGCCGCCTCGTCGATCGTCTCCGAGACCGCCAGGTTGTCGATGCGAATCGCGAGATCCTCCCCGACCTTCCTCTTGAGCGGCGAAAGGGTGAGAGGCCCGAACTGCTTCCAACCCTCCCAGCTCCAGGCCTCCGCCGGGGGCTTCTCGTTCTCCAGGACGTATTCCCAGCGGCCCATCAGGTGCGTTCCGGGATCGATCCAGGCCCAGTATTGATCCCCCGGCGTCAGCCCGACGCCCGTATCGAACGTCACGTGGAGGATCTGCCATTTCTTCCCGGCGGGATCCGTCCTGTCCGCCTCCCGCTGCAGGTGAACTCCCGGATCGGTCATCTTCATCGGCATCAGGAACCAATAGGTGTCGTTGATGAAGCGCCCGTAGGCGTAGTCGACGAGCTTGGCCTCCTCGTCCGTCGCGGCCCGCTTCCCGTCCAGCCAGGCCTTTCCCTTCCGATCCTGAACGTTGAGGAGAATGATGAACGCCTTGCCTTCCTTGTTGCTCCCCTCCAGCCGGTACCGCCCCTGATCGCGATCCCACCAGTGACGATAGCGCGACAGGATCTTCCCCTCCTTCTCCACGGCGAAATCGAACCGCAGGAAATGGGCCGCCTCCCATCCCCGGCGCCCCCCCATGGCCTGAAACACCCGCTCGGCGAGCTCCGCGGCGGTTCCGCCCGCCGGCTCCGCGCCGGGGAGACCGGAGCTTCCGAGCGCGAGGAGGAGGATGGTTCCGGACAGTGCCTTTGTTGCGCCCTTCCACGCCTGCATGATCATGCGCCACCTCGGATGAAGGA from Candidatus Polarisedimenticolia bacterium encodes:
- the sdhB gene encoding succinate dehydrogenase iron-sulfur subunit, with product MPSTIELKIKRQDSPQGPARWEEFSLPYRANMNVISCLMEIQRRPVNKAGKKTAPVVWECSCLEEVCGACTMLVNGRVRQSCTALVDQLEQPIRLAPMTKYPIVRDLVVSRQKMFDSLIRVKAWVSLDGTHSMGPGPKIPPAVQQASYPFAQCMTCGCCTEACPQFNERSDFIGPAVIGQVRLFNAHTAGKLNAEERLHALMGRGGIAECGNAQNCVEVCPKNIPLTEAIGRVGRQVTMQMLRDLLG
- a CDS encoding DUF6503 family protein, whose amino-acid sequence is MQAWKGATKALSGTILLLALGSSGLPGAEPAGGTAAELAERVFQAMGGRRGWEAAHFLRFDFAVEKEGKILSRYRHWWDRDQGRYRLEGSNKEGKAFIILLNVQDRKGKAWLDGKRAATDEEAKLVDYAYGRFINDTYWFLMPMKMTDPGVHLQREADRTDPAGKKWQILHVTFDTGVGLTPGDQYWAWIDPGTHLMGRWEYVLENEKPPAEAWSWEGWKQFGPLTLSPLKRKVGEDLAIRIDNLAVSETIDEAAFKEPA